The nucleotide sequence TCGGATCGGGACATCCAAGCGCGGAGGCCATCCGGTTGATCTCCCCCAGCGCCTGCTTTAGATTCCGTTCCCGATTGTTTTTCGTCCGAAACCTCTCGTCCCATTTCCGAAGACGTCGCATTTTCTTTCGCTGACGAGACGAGAGCGACCGTCCATACGCGTCTTCGTCTCGCCAGTCGATAACCGTCGACAGGCCGCCATCGTGTAATTGCTGGGTTTGGGGGGCTCCGACCCGCGACTTGTCATTCTTTTCGCGCGAATCGAACGCACGCCATTCAGGTCCGCGGTCAATCTGATCTGATTCGAGTACGCGACCACAGTCTTGACAGTGGGTTTCGGCTTGTGCCTCGTCGTGGACGATGCGTCCACTGCACTCCGGGCACGTTTTGGCCGACAGGTCATTCTGCTCTTCTTCGGCCGTCTCACCGTGTTCCTCGGGAGAGCCCTCTTCGCGAACCCTTGGCGTAGTAAATGACCCAGTCACGTTCAGCTCCCCCCGATAACAGAGCGGGAGCGTCGCTGCCGGCGGGACAAGCGGATATCCCAAGCCCGGCAACTCCGGAAAGTAGCAGACGAACTGGGTATACCGGCTCTGAGCAGAGGTCGGCTATCAGACTGCTTCCTGGACTGACGAGCGGTGAATAATGATACCATATGCCGCTTTTGAGCCTGTGCGATAGTAAGTTTTTATATAGCAAAAATCGATTACCAATTTGAATACTCAGAATTAGAGATTGGGAGATTATTCGTAAAGATGGCTATCAAAGATAGTTATGAATCAAACTTATGGGCCCAGAGTCTCAACGTAAGTTCATGAGTTCAGAACAAGACCATCTTCAGGACACCGATACCGAAGCTCGCTTCGAGTTCAAGAAGGAGGAGAAGTCGGCCTTCGAGGCTGAGAAAGGGCTCACCGAGGAGACCATCCGCCTGATCTCGGAAGACAAAGACGAGCCCGAGTGGATGCTCCAGCGCCGGCTGCGAGCGTTGAAGCAGTTCCAGGAGATGCCGATGCCAACCGACTGGCCCGGTCAGCCTGACCTGAGCGAGGTCGACATCGACGAAATCGTCCCCTACATTCGCCCGGACATCGAGACGCGCGGCGGCGCCGAGAACTGGGAAGACCTTCCCGAGGAGATTCAGGACACCTTCGACAAACTGGGCATTCCCGAGGCGGAGAAGAACGCCCTCTCGGGCGTCGGCGCCCAGTACGAGTCCGAGATCGTCTACCAGAACATGCAAGAGCGCTGGGAGGACAAGGGCGTCATCTTCTGTGACATGGACAAGGCCGTCCAAGAGCATGAAGACATTGTCAAGGAGTACTTCATGACCAAGGCCGTCCCGCCCAGCGACAACAAGTTCGCGGCGCTACACGGTGCGATCTGGTCGGGCGGCTCGTTCGTCTACGTCCCCGAGGACACGAACGTCGACATGCCCGTGCAGGCGTACTTCCGGATGAACTCCGAGGGGATGGGTCAGTTCGAGCACACCCTCATCGTCGCCGAGGAGAACTCCGAAGTTCACTACATCGAGGGCTGTTCCGCGCCGAAGTACTCGGCGTTCAATCTGCACAGCGGTGGCGTCGAAGTGTTCGTCAAGGAGAACGCCCACGTCCAGTACTCGACGGTCCAAAACTGGTCGAAGAACACCTACAACCTCAACACCAAACGCGCCCTCGCCGAAAAGGACGCCACAATGGAGTGGGTGTCGGGGTCGATGGGCTCGAAAGCCACGATGCTGTACCCGTCGACCATCCTCAAGGGCCCCGGCGCGACGGACAACCACATCACCATCGCCATGGCTGGCGAAGGACAGAACATCGACACCGGCGCGAAGGTCTACCACAACGCGCCTGACACGAAGTCGACTATCGAGTCCAAGTCCATCTCGAAAGACGGCGGCCGCACCAACTACCGCGGGCTGGTCCACATGGCCGACGGCGCCGAGAACTCCTCGACCAGCGTGGAGTGTGACGCCCTGATGTTCGACAACGAGTCGACATCGGACACGATGCCGTACATGGAGATCCAGGAGAACAAGGTCGACGTCGCCCACGAGGCGACGGTCGGGAAGATCGGCGACGAGGACGTCTTCTACCTCGAATCACGTGGGCTGGACGACGACGACGCCAAGCAGATGATTGTCGCTGGCTTCATCGAACCGCTCACGGAGGAACTGCCCATCGAGTACGCGGTCGAAATGAACCGGCTCATCGAACTCGAGATGGAGGGATCGCTCGGGTAGTGACCAGGTCGGCTGAACGCTACACAACGTACGAGAGGATATCTCGATGGCTATCGATCCGAATTTCGAGAACTCCCACGAGGAAGTTGACCGGCACGAGGACCACCGGGTATGGACGACAGATGGCGAGGAACCAAGGGAGGACGAACAGGGCATCCACGGAACCCACGTCGCAGTGGATTTCGACATCTGTATCGCGGACGGGGCCTGTCTGGAGGACTGCCCCGTCGACGTGTTCGAGTGGACCGATACCCCTGGCCACCCCGAGTCCGAAATCAAGGCCGATCCCACCTACGAGGACCAGTGCATCGACTGTATGCTCTGTGTCGATGTCTGCCCTGTCGACGCCATCGACGTTGACCCGGGACGTGCTGGGAGGCTCCGAACTCGGGGTGGATGAGCGCTGACGATGATTCTGACATTACAGTGTTACCGGTGTGGAACCGACTACGAGTACGTTGGCACCTCGCCACATCCCGGCCAGTGCCAGGCGTGTGGCTCGCCGTGTGTTCCCCCTGCAGGGAGTCTCAGCGTCCTCAACAGCGCTCACTGGGAGAGCGCAAACGGCCTCTCGAAAGTCTGGGTGTATGCGCTCGACGAACGAGATCGCCCGTTCGAATTCGAGGTCGCCGCACAGGGCAATCGTGGAAAGTTAGTGGCACTGAGAGTCGACGGTATATCAGTTGCTCCACAAGTAGACGAGACACTCGAAACGCTTCCCCCGGCAGTGGAAACCGAACTCGCTGAGGCAGGAATCGAACGAGTAGATCCCAATACACCCAAACAATCGAAGTGATGACAAGCAGTCATTTGAGCGACTGGTGACCCGGAATGAGAAATAATGCGACAGAGACTCCAGCTGTCAGTATCGAGTGGCGGAGAGGATAGCAACACGATCTCAGATGTCAGATTCACATACTTCAAATCCGACAAGGAGTAGCAGGGCATCATTTACCGAGACGAGAACTCCACCCCCTGGGAACAGCGCGAAGGACTCACCGAGAACATGGCCGACATCCCCGACGGCGCCCCGGACGACGCGATTGACCTCGTCCGGGAGTTCCACTGAGCGATGACAGATACTGACACGTCGGTTCACCGTTCACCCGCTGTCCCAACCGGTGTCGTGTCGAACTATCGTGGGTACGCAGACGCTCTGATCAGCATTGCGGGTGTTCTGAATCACGTAGACGACGACACTCCCAGGTCCAGCATTGGACGCCTTCCGTATTGATAACACCATGCCAGAATGCAGCACCTGCGGAGAGCACGTTTCGGATCGGTTCAGACGAGTGTTTGGCGATGAGACAGGCGTAGTGTATGCGTGTCCTGCTTGTTCAGCGAATGCTGCCATCGGAGAAGCGACACGCAAGCGGAGCGATCAGATATAACGCAACTCAGTAGCGCAGAGGGCGAGAGCGCAACGATATCACTACCGCTGTATTCGTGGCGACTATTTTTTGATCCACCCTCCAGATCAAGGGATCCCGCCCCGCGCTTACTCTTCAAATCCGAAGATCTGGCGCAATTCAGTTTCGATCCGGTCGACAAACTCCGTGAGAAGGGAATCAAAGGTCTCCTCGTCGCCGGGCAAGGTCTGTTTCCGCTCTTCAATATCGTCAGGTAAGGTGATGCGGAATTGTCCATCGCCCTCGTAGACCGGTTCACTCTCGTTGAGCACTTGTCGGTCGATGGCGCGAAGAACCTCTGAGTCGGCCTGTCCGTGGAGTTGCTGGTACGCATTCGAGTATGCCGTCTCCAGTTCTTCGAAGTAATGGACGTATTTGTCTTCGAATTTCTCCGGGTCGAATTCGGTCATCACTGGATCGACGGGCGGAAGAATAAAAGATTCAATGCCCGGACCTGGCAGGGATTACACCTCCTCCCCTGGCCACTCGAGAGTCAGGGCACCCAATTATACCGCTGCTGATGTCACTTTGGAATAACTCAAAAATCATGTTAATTCAGAGTTATACGGCCAGAGTCGAAACAGAGGGGTATGAGTTCCGAAGCGAAAAGTGAGGAGGACCTGCGCGAGGAAATCGTGACTTTCCTACAGAAGAACTTCCCACAAATCGAAATGCACGGGGGATCGGCAGCGATCCAGAACCTTGACCGGGAAAGCGGCGAGGTGTCCATCCAGCTGGGGGGTGCGTGCAGCGGGTGCGGTATCTCTCCGATGACGATCCAGGCAATCAAGAAACGGATGGTGAACGAGATTGCCGAAATAGAGACCGTTCACGCTAATACCGGCGGTGGTGGCGGGAGTGGCCACGACGGCAAGAGCCCGTCATTCCCTGGAGAAACAACCGACACCGGGGAAAGCGGCGGAGAAGACGATGGAGCCCCGGCCGCGCCCTTCTAGAGGTTCTTTTTCAGGATATCAACACCCGTGCTCAAATCCGAGGGGCGGGTCAACAGCCTAGTCAATGATTGGTTGAAGATACGCTGTATATGATAGCGAACGCGATTCACCGTATCAGGGATTGCGTCGTCAGATTGTAACCTGCGTCAACAACAGAGACGGTCGGAAAGGCTTGGATGTGATCGCGAGAAACGCATCCCAGGTCTATGACTGGGACGTGTGACCGCCGTGTTTCCGGTACCAGACACGCTCGCCGACGGGTGACTCCTCCTCGTCGATATCCAGCCGACTCACGAACAGGTCGCGAACGGCGAGCGTGACGACGAGGTCTATCGTCTTGCCCTCCTCGGGGGTGACCGTGACGACACAGTGGCCGTCTCGCTCTGCGACCGACGCGATCGTCCCGACCGACCACCGATCACGGTGGTGAGCGGGCTCCCGTGCGTGAATACGGTCGTGACTCATGCTGGGGGAGTCAGACGTCACCCGGGGTCGTCCCATCGCCGGCCGCGACGGGCTGTCGGTCGCGTTCCGCCAGTGGCTCGTCGATGCCGAGTAGCGTTGCACTCTCCGACCAGAGCCGCCGGGAAGCCTCGCTATCCCGGGCGGCCTCGGAGGGGGTGCGCGGCTTCTGGTTCGTGAAGTACCGCCCGGATACCTCCGCAGCGCGTGGCGAGACGGCGACGAACAGGATTTCTGCGGCCCCGTCGACGACAGACGTCACCCCGGGGACCGCTTCAAGTCGCTGGAACAGGCCTGGGAGCGGTCCAGGGAGGAACCGACTGAACCCACTCCCCGGAATCGCGCCCGGATGGATACTGTTGGAGGTGACCCTGCGATCGGTTGCGTCGAGTCTTCTGGCGAGTTCCGTGGCGAAGAGGATGTTCGCGAGTTTCGAGTGGCTGTATGTTTTGAATCCGGTGTATCGATCGGCGCCCCGGACCCGGTCCAGATCCAGCGAGACCCCCTTGTGAGCGTCGGAGGCAGTCGTGACGATCCGGGCGCCCTCGCGGAGGTGATCAAGCAGGTCAGCCGTCAGCAGGTATGGTGACAGGTGGTTGATGTGGAAGGTGTACTCGACGCCAGCGTCGGTCAGCCCCCCGTTCCGGAACAGCCCGCCGGCGTTGTTGACGAGGAGGTCGATCCCCTCGGTCTCTTCGCGCACAGCGCTCGCGAGATCTTGGACCGCCTCAAGATTCGCGAAGTCTGCCTGGACAAACGTCGCGTCGGCGCCAGTCCGGGAGAGTTCCTCGACCACTTCCGCGCCGGCCTGTGGGTCCCGGCCGTGGACGACGACGTCCGCGCCGAGTCGGCCGAGCGACAGCGCGGCGGCGCGACCGATTCCGCTCGTCGATCCCGTGACCAGGGCCTGGAGTCCGGTACAGTCGACGTCGGACACGCCCGCCAGGGTTTCTGGGAGTTCACTCATTACGTGTTACAGGAGGTCGACAGCCAAAACACCATCACCTCGGCCCGAAGCACTGTGGGTCGCCAGAGGCACCTCGCCCTCAGTTCCCGGTGTCTTGTAACATCTGTTTCATCTGGTCCAGCTTGAGGTAGACGGCGAGACCAAGTATCGTCGCCGGCCACAGCCCGACGAACTGCCCTCGCTGTTTTTC is from Haloplanus salinarum and encodes:
- a CDS encoding NifU family protein — encoded protein: MSSEAKSEEDLREEIVTFLQKNFPQIEMHGGSAAIQNLDRESGEVSIQLGGACSGCGISPMTIQAIKKRMVNEIAEIETVHANTGGGGGSGHDGKSPSFPGETTDTGESGGEDDGAPAAPF
- a CDS encoding SDR family NAD(P)-dependent oxidoreductase, yielding MSELPETLAGVSDVDCTGLQALVTGSTSGIGRAAALSLGRLGADVVVHGRDPQAGAEVVEELSRTGADATFVQADFANLEAVQDLASAVREETEGIDLLVNNAGGLFRNGGLTDAGVEYTFHINHLSPYLLTADLLDHLREGARIVTTASDAHKGVSLDLDRVRGADRYTGFKTYSHSKLANILFATELARRLDATDRRVTSNSIHPGAIPGSGFSRFLPGPLPGLFQRLEAVPGVTSVVDGAAEILFVAVSPRAAEVSGRYFTNQKPRTPSEAARDSEASRRLWSESATLLGIDEPLAERDRQPVAAGDGTTPGDV
- a CDS encoding DUF7563 family protein is translated as MPECSTCGEHVSDRFRRVFGDETGVVYACPACSANAAIGEATRKRSDQI
- a CDS encoding DUF5783 family protein; this encodes MTEFDPEKFEDKYVHYFEELETAYSNAYQQLHGQADSEVLRAIDRQVLNESEPVYEGDGQFRITLPDDIEERKQTLPGDEETFDSLLTEFVDRIETELRQIFGFEE
- a CDS encoding 4Fe-4S dicluster domain-containing protein is translated as MAIDPNFENSHEEVDRHEDHRVWTTDGEEPREDEQGIHGTHVAVDFDICIADGACLEDCPVDVFEWTDTPGHPESEIKADPTYEDQCIDCMLCVDVCPVDAIDVDPGRAGRLRTRGG
- the sufB gene encoding Fe-S cluster assembly protein SufB; amino-acid sequence: MSSEQDHLQDTDTEARFEFKKEEKSAFEAEKGLTEETIRLISEDKDEPEWMLQRRLRALKQFQEMPMPTDWPGQPDLSEVDIDEIVPYIRPDIETRGGAENWEDLPEEIQDTFDKLGIPEAEKNALSGVGAQYESEIVYQNMQERWEDKGVIFCDMDKAVQEHEDIVKEYFMTKAVPPSDNKFAALHGAIWSGGSFVYVPEDTNVDMPVQAYFRMNSEGMGQFEHTLIVAEENSEVHYIEGCSAPKYSAFNLHSGGVEVFVKENAHVQYSTVQNWSKNTYNLNTKRALAEKDATMEWVSGSMGSKATMLYPSTILKGPGATDNHITIAMAGEGQNIDTGAKVYHNAPDTKSTIESKSISKDGGRTNYRGLVHMADGAENSSTSVECDALMFDNESTSDTMPYMEIQENKVDVAHEATVGKIGDEDVFYLESRGLDDDDAKQMIVAGFIEPLTEELPIEYAVEMNRLIELEMEGSLG